A stretch of Microbacterium sp. 4R-513 DNA encodes these proteins:
- a CDS encoding S9 family peptidase, with protein MTVQDTPGAASIPPSTPPVAARRSVSRTHHGDAFEDPYEWFRAKEDADVIEHLEAENAYTEARTAHLAGLRERIFDEIKSRTLETDLSVPSRHGDWWYYGRTVEGKQYGIQCRAPLASAEDWTPPELSPDTEVPGEQILLDGNIEAEGHEFFSLGSFEVSNDGRLMLYGVDVAGDERYTIRVRDLVTGEQLPDVIEGTFAGAGFSPDGRFIVYSTVDDAWRPDTVWLHELGTPVADDAKLFHEPDERYWVGAGFTRSDRYLVIGLGSSITSEEWILDADDLRGEPRVVWPRREGVEYEVHDAVVDGEGVFYVVHNDGALDFEVVRVAASDPAGAREVVVPHEPGRRILGMSTFRDWGVVAYRRGGLARLGLLDYARGSVTELEFDEPLYAVGGGGNPEWAPPLLRIGYGSFTTPSTVYDYEIATGELLLRKRQPVLGGYEPSDYGQERVWATAQDGTQIPISLVWKRSFGDPGSAPRPVHLYGYGSYEHSIEPGLSVPRLSELDRGVVFAVAHVRGGGEMGRQWYEDGKLLHKRNTFTDFVDCARHLVDNDYTSPSQLVAEGGSAGGLLMGAVANLAPELFAGILADVPFVDALTTILDPSLPLTVIEWDEWGDPLHDADVYAYMKSYSPYENVRTDASYPRILAVTSLNDTRVLYVEPAKWVARLREVGADALLKCEMVAGHGGVSGRYNAWRERAFELAWLLDVLGLADA; from the coding sequence GTGACTGTTCAGGACACGCCCGGCGCGGCATCCATCCCCCCTTCGACTCCCCCCGTCGCGGCGCGCAGATCCGTCTCGCGAACCCACCACGGCGACGCGTTCGAGGACCCGTACGAGTGGTTCCGGGCGAAGGAGGATGCCGACGTCATCGAGCACCTCGAGGCTGAGAACGCCTACACCGAAGCGCGCACGGCGCACCTGGCGGGGCTTCGCGAGCGCATCTTCGATGAGATCAAGAGCCGCACCCTCGAGACAGACCTGTCGGTGCCGAGCCGCCACGGCGACTGGTGGTACTACGGGCGCACGGTCGAGGGCAAGCAGTACGGCATCCAGTGCCGGGCGCCGCTGGCTTCGGCCGAGGATTGGACCCCGCCCGAGCTCTCCCCCGACACCGAGGTGCCCGGCGAGCAGATCCTCCTCGACGGCAACATCGAGGCGGAGGGGCACGAGTTCTTCTCGCTGGGGAGCTTCGAGGTCTCGAACGACGGCCGTCTCATGCTGTACGGCGTCGATGTCGCCGGCGACGAGCGCTACACGATCCGCGTGCGCGATCTCGTGACGGGCGAGCAGCTGCCCGATGTCATCGAGGGCACCTTCGCGGGAGCCGGCTTCTCCCCCGACGGACGCTTCATCGTCTACTCGACCGTCGACGATGCGTGGCGCCCCGACACCGTGTGGCTGCACGAGCTCGGCACGCCCGTGGCCGATGACGCCAAGCTCTTCCACGAGCCCGACGAGCGGTATTGGGTCGGCGCCGGCTTCACGCGCAGCGATCGCTACCTCGTGATCGGGCTCGGCTCGTCGATCACCTCTGAGGAGTGGATCCTGGACGCCGACGACCTGCGCGGTGAGCCGCGCGTCGTGTGGCCGCGGCGCGAGGGCGTCGAGTACGAGGTGCACGACGCCGTCGTCGACGGCGAGGGCGTCTTCTACGTCGTCCACAACGACGGAGCCCTCGACTTCGAAGTCGTGCGGGTCGCGGCATCCGATCCGGCCGGTGCTCGCGAGGTCGTCGTCCCGCACGAACCGGGCCGGCGGATCCTCGGCATGTCGACCTTCCGCGACTGGGGCGTCGTCGCCTACCGACGCGGGGGCCTCGCGCGCCTCGGCCTGCTCGACTACGCCCGCGGCTCGGTCACCGAGCTCGAGTTCGACGAGCCGCTCTACGCCGTCGGCGGCGGCGGCAACCCCGAGTGGGCTCCTCCCCTGCTGCGCATCGGCTATGGGTCGTTCACGACGCCGAGCACGGTGTACGACTACGAGATCGCGACGGGTGAGCTGCTGCTGCGCAAGCGCCAGCCGGTCCTCGGCGGCTACGAGCCCTCCGACTACGGACAGGAGCGCGTCTGGGCGACCGCGCAGGACGGGACCCAGATCCCGATCTCGCTCGTCTGGAAGCGCTCGTTCGGCGACCCCGGCTCCGCGCCCCGGCCGGTCCACCTCTACGGCTACGGGTCGTACGAGCACTCGATCGAGCCCGGCCTCTCGGTGCCGCGTCTGTCCGAGCTCGACCGCGGCGTCGTCTTCGCCGTCGCGCACGTCCGCGGCGGGGGCGAGATGGGACGCCAGTGGTACGAGGACGGCAAGCTCCTCCACAAGCGCAACACCTTCACCGACTTCGTCGACTGCGCCCGGCACCTCGTCGATAACGACTACACGTCGCCGTCGCAGCTCGTCGCGGAGGGCGGCTCGGCGGGCGGCCTGCTCATGGGCGCCGTCGCGAACCTCGCGCCGGAGCTGTTCGCCGGCATCCTGGCGGACGTGCCGTTCGTCGACGCCCTCACGACGATCCTCGACCCCTCGCTGCCGCTCACGGTGATCGAGTGGGACGAATGGGGCGACCCGCTCCACGACGCGGACGTCTACGCCTACATGAAGTCGTACTCGCCGTACGAGAACGTGCGGACGGATGCCTCGTACCCGAGGATCCTCGCCGTCACGTCGCTCAACGACACGCGGGTGCTGTACGTCGAGCCCGCGAAGTGGGTCGCGCGGCTGCGCGAGGTCGGTGCCGACGCGCTGCTCAAGTGCGAGATGGTCGCCGGCCACGGCGGCGTCTCGGGCCGCTACAACGCGTGGCGCGAGCGTGCGTTCGAGCTGGCCTGGCTCCTCGACGTCCTGGGCCTCGCCGACGCCTGA
- a CDS encoding 6-phosphofructokinase, with protein MKIGILTSGGDCPGLNAVIRGVVLKGTTTYDLEFVGIRDGWRGVVDGDFFPLTRHEVKGLSKVGGTILGTSRTNPYEGPRGGADNISKTLYGHRIDGIIAIGGEGTLAAAERLSKDGINVLGVPKTIDNDLRATDYSFGFDTAVNIATDAMDRLRTTGDSHQRCMVAEVMGRHVGWIALHAGIAAGAHVICIPEVPLSIDEIVDQVTKAHDRGRAPLVVVSEGFTMTGMDEAYSDKGLDAFNRPRLGGISEVLAPEIERRTGIETRATVLGHIQRGGSPSAFDRVLATRLGLHTADAVMDGSWGQMVALRGTDIVRVPFADALGELNSVPQYRYDEAAALFG; from the coding sequence ATGAAGATCGGCATCCTCACGAGCGGCGGCGACTGCCCGGGACTGAATGCGGTCATCCGCGGCGTCGTGCTGAAGGGGACCACGACCTACGACCTCGAGTTCGTCGGCATCCGCGACGGATGGCGCGGGGTCGTCGACGGCGACTTCTTCCCGCTCACGCGGCACGAGGTGAAGGGCCTGTCGAAGGTCGGCGGCACGATCCTGGGGACCTCGCGCACCAATCCCTACGAGGGTCCGCGCGGCGGAGCCGACAACATCTCGAAGACCCTCTACGGGCACCGGATCGACGGCATCATCGCGATCGGCGGCGAGGGCACCCTGGCGGCGGCGGAGCGCCTCTCGAAGGACGGCATCAACGTCCTCGGCGTCCCGAAGACCATCGACAACGACCTTCGCGCGACGGACTACTCGTTCGGCTTCGATACCGCCGTGAACATCGCGACCGATGCGATGGACCGGCTCCGCACGACCGGCGATTCCCACCAGCGCTGCATGGTCGCCGAGGTCATGGGCCGGCACGTGGGCTGGATCGCGCTGCACGCCGGCATCGCCGCGGGAGCCCACGTCATCTGCATCCCCGAGGTGCCTCTGTCGATCGATGAGATCGTCGACCAGGTCACCAAGGCGCACGACCGCGGCCGGGCGCCGCTCGTCGTCGTGTCCGAGGGCTTCACCATGACGGGCATGGACGAGGCCTACAGCGACAAGGGCCTCGACGCCTTCAACCGCCCGCGCCTGGGCGGCATCAGCGAGGTGCTCGCGCCCGAGATCGAGCGACGCACCGGCATCGAGACGCGGGCCACCGTGCTCGGACACATCCAGCGCGGCGGATCGCCGTCTGCGTTCGACCGGGTCCTCGCGACCCGCCTCGGCCTGCACACGGCCGACGCGGTCATGGACGGCTCGTGGGGACAGATGGTCGCGCTCCGCGGCACCGACATCGTGCGGGTTCCCTTCGCCGACGCGCTCGGGGAGCTCAACAGCGTCCCCCAGTACCGCTACGACGAGGCCGCCGCCCTCTTCGGCTGA